A single genomic interval of Chitinophaga sp. 180180018-3 harbors:
- the rpsT gene encoding 30S ribosomal protein S20 encodes MANHKATKKDVRQSRKRNERNRYYGKTTRNAIRDLKAVTDKATAQKDLAEVASMIDKLAKRNVIHKNKAANLKSKLAKRILTLA; translated from the coding sequence ATGGCAAACCATAAAGCAACGAAAAAAGACGTACGTCAAAGCAGAAAGCGTAATGAGCGTAACCGTTACTACGGTAAAACTACCCGTAATGCTATCCGTGATCTGAAAGCGGTAACTGACAAGGCTACAGCGCAGAAAGATTTAGCTGAGGTAGCTTCCATGATCGACAAGCTGGCTAAACGTAACGTTATTCACAAAAACAAAGCAGCAAACCTGAAAAGCAAGCTGGCTAAGAGAATTCTGACTCTGGCCTAA
- a CDS encoding 2-oxoglutarate dehydrogenase E1 component, with protein sequence MKDFSFVTNSHPAYIESLYQDFRKDPNSVDPDWVKFFEGFDFAVSNVNGKAATAAAPVAGGSTSLPVSDDQLAKELGVYRLIQAYRKKGHLIAKTNPIRERKDRKANLDLVSFGLGDADLKTEFFAGSTIGVGKATLEKIVAYLNQIYASSVGLQYTYINARDKAKWLEKEFEKIMVEPLSLEQRKRILQKLNQGVIFEKFLHTKYIGQKRFGLEGGESTIPALDAILNVAAEYGVQESVIGMAHRGRLNVLANILGKTYEQIFNEFEGLAVPDMTMGSGDVKYHLGFRSQVSTPSGKAVNLQLMPNPSHLEVVDPIVVGFARSKADVIYNSDYDKILPILIHGDAAVAGQGIVYEVEQMSKLKGYYVGGSIHFVINNQIGFTTDFDDARSSDYCTSVASIVQAPVFHVNGDDAEAVVKVSQLAARYRQEFNEDVFIDMVCYRKHGHNEGDEPKFTQPSLYALIEKHPNPREVYTQFLLKNGEQDAQALAKEMEKVFWDELQARLDEVKQHPLPYANQIPEQWWQALRKATPQDFEASPVTAIKEEDFKRLFDGLMKWPENFVPLRKVSKLLQDKIKLYQEEGKVDWATGELLAYASLLIEGKDVRMSGEDVKRGTFSHRHAVLFDENTNDTYNRLNFFQENQGKFRIYNSLLSEYGVLGFEYGYAMANPNNLVLWEAQYGDFVNGAQTVIDQYISSAEQKWTTQNGLVMLLPHGYEGGGPDHSNARPERFLQQCAEENMVITNITTAANFFHALRRQLAWPFRKPLINFSPKANLRHTGAYSSTEEFTQGGFKEVLDDPFITDTAVVKKVLLCTGKMYFDLSDKQMKDDRRDVAIVRLEQLYPLPVKQLETIAQKYKGATFFWVQEEPLNMGAASYLQMNLKQINYGVISRNPSASTATGYAKVHAREQQQIIDTAFNI encoded by the coding sequence ATGAAGGACTTCTCATTCGTCACCAACTCACATCCTGCTTACATTGAATCATTATACCAGGATTTCCGCAAAGATCCCAACTCTGTAGACCCGGATTGGGTTAAATTTTTCGAAGGATTTGATTTTGCAGTATCCAATGTAAACGGCAAGGCAGCCACCGCAGCCGCGCCAGTAGCAGGAGGCAGCACTTCGCTGCCTGTGAGCGACGACCAGTTGGCAAAAGAGCTGGGCGTATACCGCCTGATACAGGCGTATCGCAAAAAAGGCCACCTTATTGCTAAAACCAACCCCATCCGTGAAAGAAAAGACAGAAAAGCCAACCTGGACCTTGTGAGCTTCGGATTAGGGGATGCTGATCTCAAAACAGAATTTTTTGCAGGAAGCACTATCGGCGTGGGTAAAGCCACACTGGAAAAAATAGTGGCCTATCTGAACCAGATCTACGCCAGTTCAGTAGGGTTGCAATACACTTATATCAATGCCAGGGATAAAGCTAAATGGCTGGAGAAAGAGTTTGAGAAGATCATGGTGGAGCCGCTGTCGCTCGAACAGCGCAAACGCATCCTGCAGAAACTGAACCAGGGCGTTATTTTCGAAAAATTCCTGCATACCAAATATATCGGTCAGAAACGCTTTGGCCTGGAAGGCGGCGAATCTACCATCCCTGCACTGGATGCCATTCTTAACGTTGCTGCGGAGTACGGTGTACAGGAATCTGTGATCGGTATGGCGCACCGTGGCCGCCTGAATGTACTCGCCAATATACTCGGCAAAACCTACGAGCAGATCTTCAATGAGTTTGAAGGCCTGGCCGTACCTGATATGACCATGGGTAGCGGCGACGTGAAATATCACCTCGGCTTCCGTTCCCAGGTATCCACTCCTTCCGGCAAAGCCGTGAACCTGCAGCTGATGCCTAACCCTTCCCACCTGGAAGTGGTAGACCCGATTGTAGTTGGTTTTGCACGTAGTAAGGCTGATGTGATCTACAACAGCGACTATGATAAAATACTGCCTATCCTCATCCATGGGGATGCGGCTGTGGCAGGGCAGGGCATCGTTTACGAAGTAGAACAGATGAGCAAACTGAAAGGATACTACGTAGGTGGTTCCATTCATTTTGTGATCAATAACCAGATTGGTTTTACCACCGACTTTGATGATGCAAGATCTTCAGATTACTGCACCAGCGTTGCTTCTATCGTACAGGCGCCGGTATTTCACGTGAATGGTGATGATGCAGAAGCCGTGGTGAAAGTATCACAGCTGGCTGCCCGTTACCGTCAGGAGTTTAATGAAGATGTGTTCATCGACATGGTTTGCTACCGCAAACATGGTCATAACGAAGGGGATGAACCTAAATTTACTCAACCGAGCTTATATGCGCTGATCGAGAAACATCCGAATCCGCGTGAAGTATATACTCAGTTCCTCCTGAAAAACGGAGAGCAGGATGCACAGGCACTAGCCAAAGAAATGGAAAAGGTATTCTGGGATGAGCTGCAGGCACGCCTCGATGAAGTAAAACAACATCCGCTGCCCTATGCTAACCAGATCCCCGAACAGTGGTGGCAGGCTTTGCGTAAGGCTACCCCGCAGGATTTTGAAGCTTCCCCGGTTACAGCCATCAAAGAAGAGGATTTCAAACGTCTGTTCGATGGACTGATGAAATGGCCGGAAAACTTTGTGCCGCTGCGTAAAGTGAGTAAGCTGCTGCAGGATAAAATCAAATTATACCAGGAAGAAGGTAAAGTAGACTGGGCTACCGGTGAACTGCTGGCATATGCCAGTTTGCTGATAGAAGGCAAAGACGTGAGAATGAGCGGAGAAGACGTGAAACGCGGAACCTTCTCTCATCGTCATGCAGTGCTGTTCGACGAAAATACCAACGATACCTATAACCGCCTGAATTTCTTCCAGGAGAACCAGGGTAAATTCAGGATCTATAACTCCCTGTTGAGCGAATATGGTGTATTGGGCTTTGAATATGGTTATGCCATGGCCAACCCTAATAACCTGGTGCTTTGGGAAGCACAATACGGCGACTTTGTAAACGGTGCGCAAACTGTAATTGACCAGTATATCAGCAGCGCTGAACAGAAATGGACAACGCAGAATGGCCTGGTAATGTTGCTGCCGCATGGTTATGAAGGTGGTGGACCGGATCACTCCAACGCCCGTCCGGAGCGTTTCCTGCAGCAATGTGCAGAAGAAAATATGGTGATCACCAATATCACTACTGCCGCTAACTTCTTCCATGCACTGCGCCGCCAGCTGGCCTGGCCGTTCCGCAAGCCGCTGATTAACTTTTCACCTAAAGCAAACCTCCGTCATACCGGTGCTTATTCTTCCACAGAAGAATTCACTCAGGGCGGATTCAAGGAAGTGCTCGACGATCCGTTTATTACCGATACAGCAGTAGTGAAGAAAGTATTGCTCTGTACCGGTAAAATGTACTTCGATCTGAGCGATAAACAGATGAAAGATGATCGCAGAGATGTGGCGATTGTGCGTCTGGAGCAATTATACCCGCTGCCGGTAAAACAGCTGGAAACCATTGCACAGAAGTATAAAGGGGCTACTTTCTTCTGGGTGCAGGAAGAGCCGCTGAATATGGGCGCTGCATCTTATCTGCAAATGAACCTGAAGCAAATCAATTATGGTGTTATCAGCCGCAACCCAAGTGCATCAACCGCTACCGGTTATGCGAAAGTACATGCGCGTGAACAACAGCAAATTATTGACACTGCCTTTAACATCTAA
- the odhB gene encoding 2-oxoglutarate dehydrogenase complex dihydrolipoyllysine-residue succinyltransferase gives MVIEIKVPTVGESISEVTIAKWLKKDGDYVQQDEVLCEMESEKATFELNAEKAGVLKIAAAAQEGATLKIGDVTCTIDTDAAAPAQGAAAPVAAAPAAPAAEPAPAPAAAPAPAVNKGTIEMKVPTVGESISEVTLVKWIRKDGDYVERDEVVCELESEKATFELNAEEAGALITVAKEGETLKIGDVACKIDTSVPRPAGKAAPAAAAPQPAAATPAAQQAPVTSIPNDVKATPVAAAVIADKHVDPSSIKGSGAHGKIMKDDVYAALKNPGVAIGQEMFSRQERREKMSNLRKTVSRRLVEAKNTTAMLTTFNEVDMTEIMALRAKYKDLFKKQHEVNLGFMSFFTKACCFALQEFPSVNAYIDGEELVYHDYCDISIAVSAPKGLVVPVIRNAESLDMAGIEKAVLELATKARENKLTMPEMTGGTFTITNGGVFGSLMSTPIINIPQSAILGMHKIQERPMAINGQVVIRPMMYIALSYDHRIIDGRESVSFLVRVKEMLESPEQLLFGKDPLKALLKL, from the coding sequence ATGGTTATCGAAATCAAAGTCCCTACGGTAGGAGAATCTATTAGCGAGGTAACAATTGCAAAGTGGTTGAAGAAAGACGGAGATTATGTGCAGCAGGACGAGGTGTTGTGCGAAATGGAATCAGAGAAGGCAACTTTTGAACTGAATGCGGAAAAAGCAGGCGTTTTGAAGATTGCAGCGGCGGCTCAGGAAGGCGCTACTTTGAAGATTGGTGATGTAACCTGCACAATCGATACAGATGCAGCCGCTCCTGCACAAGGTGCAGCCGCACCGGTGGCAGCAGCTCCTGCGGCTCCGGCAGCTGAACCCGCTCCTGCTCCGGCAGCAGCGCCAGCGCCAGCTGTAAACAAAGGGACCATTGAGATGAAAGTACCTACTGTGGGCGAATCTATCAGTGAGGTTACGCTGGTGAAATGGATCAGGAAAGATGGTGACTATGTTGAACGCGATGAAGTGGTTTGTGAACTGGAGTCAGAGAAAGCAACCTTTGAGCTGAATGCCGAAGAAGCTGGTGCACTCATCACAGTAGCTAAAGAAGGCGAAACATTAAAAATAGGCGATGTAGCCTGCAAAATAGATACCAGCGTACCGCGTCCGGCAGGTAAAGCTGCTCCGGCTGCCGCCGCTCCGCAACCGGCTGCTGCCACCCCTGCAGCACAGCAGGCGCCTGTAACCAGCATCCCGAACGATGTGAAGGCTACACCGGTAGCTGCTGCCGTAATCGCAGACAAACATGTGGATCCGTCCAGCATCAAAGGCTCCGGCGCTCATGGTAAGATCATGAAAGATGATGTGTATGCTGCCCTGAAAAATCCGGGTGTGGCCATCGGTCAGGAAATGTTCAGCCGTCAGGAACGTCGTGAAAAAATGAGCAACCTGCGTAAAACAGTTTCCCGCCGCCTGGTAGAAGCTAAAAATACCACCGCTATGCTCACCACCTTCAACGAGGTGGATATGACAGAAATCATGGCGCTGCGCGCGAAGTATAAAGACCTGTTCAAAAAACAACACGAAGTGAACCTGGGCTTCATGAGCTTCTTCACCAAAGCCTGTTGTTTTGCACTGCAGGAATTCCCTTCTGTAAATGCTTACATCGACGGAGAAGAACTGGTGTACCACGATTACTGCGATATCTCCATCGCGGTGTCGGCTCCGAAAGGACTGGTGGTACCGGTGATCCGCAACGCTGAAAGCCTGGATATGGCGGGTATTGAAAAGGCAGTATTGGAACTCGCTACCAAAGCGCGTGAGAACAAACTGACCATGCCGGAAATGACAGGTGGTACTTTCACCATTACTAATGGTGGCGTATTCGGTTCACTGATGAGCACTCCTATCATTAACATTCCGCAATCAGCGATCCTGGGTATGCACAAAATCCAGGAACGCCCGATGGCCATAAATGGCCAGGTTGTAATTCGCCCGATGATGTACATTGCACTGAGCTATGATCACCGCATCATCGACGGCCGCGAATCTGTAAGCTTCCTGGTAAGAGTAAAAGAAATGCTGGAAAGCCCCGAACAACTGCTGTTCGGTAAAGATCCGCTGAAGGCATTACTGAAACTTTAA
- a CDS encoding RsmB/NOP family class I SAM-dependent RNA methyltransferase — MSRWENYLASAEKIINAYKGGLPLHHFLKSFFKEHPYMGGRDRRWISQLVYHYFRLGQWGQALPVRERVIAGTFLCEAVSSDFLAAVKPEWNQQIGQPLSEKKALLPVSLQAADLFPWQDELSENIDGEAFAGAVLKQPHLFIRVRNNKLDKVRLLLDQAGISYEVDDNRATVALPNGTKIETIITERSWYEIQDASSQQTGMLFHPASHQRWWDCCAASGGKSILLKDQQPDIQLLVSDVRRSIIENLQQRFATAGIKNYDARVADLTSVNLSETMRGRQFDGIILDAPCSGSGTWGRTPESISFFHKNEITKYQQLQKRISDSVIPFVKKGGSLIYITCSVFRQENEEVVSFIEENSDLRRQEGGVIRGYDHGADTMYAVRLS; from the coding sequence ATGTCTCGTTGGGAAAATTATCTGGCATCTGCAGAGAAAATAATAAACGCCTATAAAGGCGGTCTTCCATTACATCATTTCCTGAAATCATTTTTCAAGGAACATCCGTACATGGGAGGGCGCGACCGTCGCTGGATTTCGCAGCTGGTGTATCATTATTTCCGTTTAGGGCAGTGGGGACAAGCATTGCCGGTGAGAGAAAGAGTGATAGCCGGAACATTCCTGTGTGAAGCCGTTTCCAGCGATTTCCTGGCTGCTGTTAAACCCGAATGGAATCAGCAGATCGGGCAACCACTTTCAGAAAAGAAAGCATTACTGCCTGTATCGTTGCAGGCTGCCGACCTTTTCCCCTGGCAGGATGAGCTCTCTGAAAATATTGATGGGGAGGCATTTGCAGGTGCTGTGCTGAAACAGCCACACCTGTTTATTCGCGTACGGAATAATAAGCTCGACAAAGTACGGTTGTTACTCGATCAGGCCGGAATATCCTATGAGGTGGACGACAATCGGGCTACGGTGGCGCTTCCCAACGGCACTAAAATAGAAACGATTATTACAGAGAGAAGCTGGTATGAAATACAGGATGCTTCCAGTCAGCAAACAGGTATGCTGTTTCACCCGGCCAGCCATCAGCGCTGGTGGGACTGCTGTGCTGCCAGTGGAGGGAAATCCATTCTGTTGAAAGACCAACAACCCGATATACAGCTGTTGGTATCTGATGTAAGAAGATCGATTATTGAAAACCTGCAGCAACGTTTTGCAACAGCAGGTATAAAAAATTACGACGCCCGTGTAGCAGATCTTACCTCTGTTAATCTCTCTGAAACCATGCGTGGCCGGCAATTCGACGGTATTATCCTCGATGCGCCCTGCAGTGGTTCAGGTACCTGGGGCCGCACTCCCGAAAGCATCTCTTTCTTTCATAAAAATGAAATAACAAAATATCAGCAGTTACAAAAGCGTATATCCGATAGCGTTATACCTTTCGTGAAGAAAGGAGGAAGTCTTATTTATATTACCTGTTCGGTATTCCGGCAGGAGAATGAAGAAGTGGTTAGCTTTATTGAAGAAAATAGTGATTTAAGAAGACAGGAAGGTGGTGTAATTCGCGGCTACGATCACGGTGCGGATACGATGTATGCGGTGAGGCTTTCATAA